In Chitinivibrio alkaliphilus ACht1, a genomic segment contains:
- a CDS encoding RluA family pseudouridine synthase, whose product MPRICSQVKPAYDGLCLGEYLSRRFTYKTEAEWKEEIAAGRFSVNEIILQQHHRVCTGDTLVYLFPDEYEEPGDLSYHILYEQDDFLAVHKPPRLLVHNNKKTPTQNLIYQLRECHSPSYPTADIIHRLDRNTSGVILISKNKRALVDLQKKFSQRQIDKTYYAIISGVPKKKEGCLQSPITIGASGKIKEAVTTYRVVSATKNHAVVELSPRTGYTHQLRIHCAHMHTPILYDTTYGASTAPPGSRQMLHCAALTFAYKNRIHHITSPLPDDFKTTMNRLNLFLEETT is encoded by the coding sequence ATGCCACGCATCTGTTCTCAAGTAAAACCCGCCTACGACGGACTCTGCTTAGGCGAATACCTTTCACGCCGCTTTACCTATAAAACAGAAGCTGAATGGAAAGAGGAGATAGCAGCAGGACGATTTTCTGTAAATGAGATCATCCTACAGCAGCACCATCGCGTCTGCACAGGAGACACCCTCGTATATCTATTTCCTGACGAATATGAAGAACCGGGGGATCTCTCATACCATATTCTGTATGAACAGGACGATTTTCTGGCGGTGCATAAACCACCGCGTTTGTTGGTGCATAATAACAAAAAGACCCCCACCCAAAATCTAATCTATCAACTTCGAGAATGTCACAGCCCCTCCTACCCAACTGCCGATATTATACATCGGCTTGATCGAAACACTTCAGGGGTGATTCTTATTTCCAAGAACAAAAGGGCCTTGGTGGACCTCCAAAAGAAATTCTCTCAACGACAGATTGACAAAACCTACTACGCCATTATTTCCGGTGTTCCTAAGAAGAAAGAAGGATGTCTGCAAAGTCCTATTACCATAGGTGCTTCAGGAAAGATTAAAGAGGCTGTCACCACATACCGGGTTGTGAGCGCTACAAAAAACCATGCCGTGGTAGAACTCTCACCTCGCACCGGCTACACCCATCAATTGCGTATTCATTGTGCGCATATGCATACTCCTATACTCTATGATACAACCTACGGAGCCTCCACAGCTCCCCCCGGATCACGCCAGATGCTTCACTGTGCAGCCCTTACCTTTGCTTATAAAAATCGTATTCACCACATCACGTCTCCCCTTCCTGATGATTTTAAAACTACCATGAACCGTCTCAATCTTTTCCTGGAAGAAACAACGTGA
- a CDS encoding sensor histidine kinase, producing the protein MSRSVILLILLGLCLGTVHGAVPTYSISPDTPTAIFLQEWHRTEHSPAEDTQSVLFSHSRHHPLELPGRDISLTTHISVPNHGDLTKDFLLSIPVLLHTYHIYWNGTPIGHGQYDSQENTSSASRHHRIPQYHIQEENTLTIDFSTAPFSSGGMVYPIRLGHTEEVLLHNRKDLALSFFLGGIFLTTAVFHLLLLSYRGRRRTNTLFGLYSLCCAGYVCIDAIIRFGSISATHVFPLLISLDFLWLGLILLLPLFLLSHFKASYRHITGTLLTVLSCTVLTMARLSYYNIIPLDWAPFWYSVNLLYGYLATLFAITIALGATLKKRRGSKTILSGLILFFIALIIGTSAQGVGNSWIIGVSVLNIFITIAIGKQLSQQLKNSYRSEIKSTRLELELLKRHIHPHFLLNSLHSIVAWIEEDPPTATRLITHLSRELRYLMAFAGQDLVVLSEEIKLCQSHLSVMNMRKEQSITLQCSGDYRETIKIPPLILHTLIENGLTHGFSEQEEGYFLLDCHRGEKDFTINLSNDGNSRGKTETSGTGSAYIKSRLQEAYGTEWSLSGGPVGGGWKWTICIRNIYAYRNC; encoded by the coding sequence GTGAGCCGCTCTGTCATACTCCTTATACTCCTGGGGCTCTGCCTTGGCACGGTGCACGGTGCGGTGCCAACCTACTCGATTTCCCCAGATACCCCAACAGCGATTTTTCTTCAAGAGTGGCATCGTACCGAACATTCCCCCGCTGAAGATACGCAGAGCGTGCTCTTTTCACACTCCCGGCACCACCCCCTTGAGCTCCCCGGACGAGATATTTCCCTCACAACGCATATATCTGTACCGAACCATGGCGATCTCACGAAAGACTTCCTGCTTTCCATCCCCGTATTACTGCATACCTACCACATCTACTGGAATGGCACCCCTATTGGGCATGGACAATACGATTCCCAGGAAAACACCTCCTCTGCCTCACGGCATCACCGAATTCCGCAATATCATATTCAGGAAGAAAATACCCTTACCATTGATTTCTCTACCGCTCCGTTCAGCAGTGGTGGCATGGTGTATCCCATACGCCTTGGCCATACTGAAGAGGTGCTCTTACATAATCGCAAAGACTTGGCTCTCTCCTTTTTCCTTGGAGGGATTTTTCTTACCACGGCCGTATTTCACCTCCTTCTTCTTTCGTATCGGGGCAGAAGACGTACAAACACTCTTTTTGGTCTCTACTCACTCTGCTGCGCCGGCTATGTTTGTATCGACGCGATTATTCGTTTTGGAAGCATCTCCGCCACCCATGTTTTTCCGCTTCTCATAAGTCTTGATTTTTTGTGGCTCGGCCTCATACTTCTCTTGCCGCTTTTTCTCCTCTCACATTTTAAGGCATCCTATCGCCATATCACGGGAACCCTTCTCACGGTACTCTCCTGCACCGTATTAACCATGGCACGTCTCTCGTATTACAACATCATCCCTCTTGATTGGGCTCCCTTTTGGTACAGTGTTAATCTCCTCTACGGGTATCTGGCGACACTCTTTGCCATCACCATCGCCCTGGGCGCAACCCTGAAAAAACGGCGGGGAAGTAAGACAATTCTCTCCGGCCTGATCCTCTTTTTTATCGCCCTCATTATTGGAACCTCTGCCCAGGGAGTGGGCAATAGCTGGATTATTGGTGTATCCGTACTCAATATATTTATCACCATTGCCATCGGAAAACAACTCTCCCAACAGCTAAAAAATTCCTATCGATCAGAGATCAAAAGTACCCGTTTGGAATTAGAATTGTTGAAACGACATATCCACCCTCATTTCCTTCTCAATAGCCTCCACTCAATTGTCGCCTGGATTGAAGAGGATCCTCCCACGGCAACACGGCTTATTACCCACCTTTCACGGGAACTTCGCTATCTCATGGCCTTTGCCGGGCAGGATTTAGTTGTCCTGAGTGAAGAAATAAAACTTTGTCAAAGTCATCTTTCCGTAATGAATATGCGAAAAGAACAATCCATAACACTTCAGTGTAGCGGTGACTATCGTGAAACTATCAAGATTCCCCCCCTTATTCTGCATACGCTGATAGAAAATGGGTTAACCCACGGTTTCTCCGAACAGGAAGAGGGGTATTTTCTTCTTGACTGTCATCGAGGCGAAAAAGATTTTACCATTAACTTGTCGAACGACGGCAACTCCCGTGGAAAAACAGAAACCTCTGGAACAGGAAGTGCCTACATTAAAAGCAGACTCCAGGAAGCCTACGGCACAGAGTGGTCTCTCTCCGGTGGTCCTGTGGGTGGTGGGTGGAAGTGGACTATCTGCATAAGGAACATATATGCATATCGTAATTGCTGA